A genomic region of Oncorhynchus mykiss isolate Arlee chromosome 16, USDA_OmykA_1.1, whole genome shotgun sequence contains the following coding sequences:
- the LOC110492113 gene encoding diacylglycerol kinase alpha isoform X2 codes for MSAPTDPEVKELNPVDFIQLQQYIDYCTLKVKDVLREFDADGRLAQHRHGECINEEGFRLFLKTYLEVEDFPKDLCQRLFRSFQSGTEPDGQDNAKEVFLKDVSCYFSLLEDGQPRDKLEFAFKLYDRDGNGVLDSSEVDRIIAQMMHAADYLGWDVSELRPVLKDMMTAIDADSSGTVSLDEWVEGGMNNVPLLVLLGLKMTQKDGQHLWRMKHFNKPVYCNVCQSMLLGLRKQGLCCTCCKYTVHGRCANINPAPCTRTYVKSKKDTGVPTHDWVSGNCDSGKCDKCQKKIKSYHGLTGKHCVWCHSMRHDDCASQEPSDCNCGPLRDHILPPWAIYPVIKERSNSIKNGSSSSADDSDHNTTPDGQVLQINPVPDTHPLLVFVNPKSGGKQGERVLRKFQYLLNPRQVYNLSNGGPGPGLCFFRSLKDYRILVCGGDGTVGWILDAIGYDGTDLCRILKEIEVSTPVLMDRWNVEVILEDPQETGDPVPYEIINNYFSIGVDASIAHRFHTMREKHPQKFNSRMKNKLWYFEFATSETISASCKKLNECLTIECCGTPLDLSGRSMEGIAVLNIPSMHGGSNLWGEAKKSECKCLMNPQEIPVVIVDPEVLKVSGQDVSDRRLEVVGLEGAMEMGQIYTGFKSAIRLAKTSQITIRTKKPLPMQIDGEPWMQPPCTIHITHKNQASMLMAPQGRSSFFSSK; via the exons ATGTCCGCCCCCACAGACCCAGAGGTGAAGGAGCTGAACCCAGTCGACTTCATCCAGCTACAGCAGTACATTGACT acTGCACGCTGAAGGTTAAAGATGTGCTGAGGGAATTTGATGCAGATGGCAGGCTGGCCCAGCACAGACATGGAGAG TGTATCAATGAGGAGGGCTTCCGTCTCTTCCTGAAGACCTATCTGGAGGTGGAGGACTTCCCTAAGGATCTCTGCCAGCGCCTCTTTCGATCCTTCCAGAGCGGAACTGAACCTGACGGGCAGGACAATGCTA aagAGGTATTTTTGAAGGACGTTTCGTGTTACTTCTCCCTGTTGGAGGATGGCCAGCCCAGAGACAAGCTGGAGT TTGCTTTCAAACTGTACGACAGAGATGGCAATGGCGTCCTTGACAGCTCC GAGGTGGACCGGATCATTGCTCAGATGATGCACGCTGCAGATTACCTTGGTTGGGATGTGTCTGAGCTGAGACCA GTGCTGAAGGACATGATGACGGCCATCGACGCAGACAGCAGTGGCACGGTCTCTCTGGATGAGTGGGTGGAGGGAGGAATGAACAACGTCCCCCTGCTGGTGTTACTGGGTCTGAAG aTGACTCAGAAGGATGGGCAGCACCTATGGAGGATGAAGCATTTCAACAAGCCTGTCTACTGCAACGTTTGTCAGAGCATGCTGCTAGGACTAAGGAAACAGGGGCTTTGCTGCACCT GCTGTAAATACACGGTCCATGGACGCTGTGCCAACATAAACCCAGCTCCCTGTACCAGGACCTATGTCAAATCTAAGAAAGACACAGGG GTTCCAACCCATGACTGGGTCAGTGGGAACTGTGACTCTGGGAAGTGTGACAAGTGTCAGAAGAAGATCAAGAGTTATCACGGGCTGACGGGAAAACACTGTGTCTGGTGTCACTCCATG CGCCATGATGACTGTGCCTCCCAGGAGCCCTCCGACTGTAACTGTGGACCTCTCAGAGACCATATCCTCCCCCCCTGGGCTATATACCCTGTTATAAAG GAGAGGTCAAACAGCATAAAGAACGGCTCCTCAAGCTCAGCCGACGACAGTGACCACAACACCACTCCTGATGGACAGGTGCTTCAG ATTAATCCGGTACCAGACACTCATCCTCTTCTAGTGTTTGTGAACCCTAAAAGTGGAGGCAAGCAGGGAGAAAG agtTCTGCGCAAATTTCAGTATTTGCTGAATCCACGGCAGGTGTACAACCTCTCCAATGGTGGACCTGGACCAGG GCTGTGCTTCTTCAGATCTCTGAAGGATTACAGGATCTTGGTTTGCGGAGGGGACGGCACTGTGGGCTGGATACTTGATGCCATAG GTTATGATGGGACAGATCTGTGTCGTATCCTGAAGGAGATTGAGGTCAGCACCCCGGTGCTGATGGACCGCTGGAATGTAGAGGTGATCCTAGAGGACCCCCAGGAGACAGGAGACCCTGTGCCTTATGAGATCATCAACAACTACTTCTCCATCGGGGTG GACGCCTCTATTGCCCACCGTTTTCATACGATGAGAGAGAAACACCCCCAGAAATTCAACAGCAG AATGAAGAACAAGTTGTGGTACTTTGAGTTTGCCACCTCAGAGACCATCTCTGCTTCGTGCAAGAAACTGAATGAATGTCTTACAATTGAG TGCTGCGGCACCCCATTAGACCTGAGTGGCCGTTCTATGGAGGGGATTGCTGTCCTCAACATTCCCAGCATGCACGGTGGATCCAACCTGTGGGGAGAAGCCAAGAAGAGTGAATGCAAGTGCTTGATGAATCCTCAGGAAATACCTGTGGTTATTGTTGACCCTGAAGTCTTGAAAGTCAGTGGACAAG ACGTCAGTGACCGGCGTTTGGAGGTGGTTGGCCTCGAAGGGGCCATGGAGATGGGACAGATATATACAGGATTTAAGAGCGCTATACGACTAGCAAAAACCTCCCAGATCACAATCAG gACGAAGAAACCTTTACCGATGCAGATAGACGGAGAGCCCTGGATGCAGCCACCCTGTACG ATTCACATCACACACAAGAACCAGGCCAGTATGCTGATGGCTCCCCAGGGCCGGTCCAGCTTCTTCAGCTCAAAGTAG
- the LOC110492113 gene encoding diacylglycerol kinase alpha isoform X1 has translation MSAPTDPEVKELNPVDFIQLQQYIDYCTLKVKDVLREFDADGRLAQHRHGECINEEGFRLFLKTYLEVEDFPKDLCQRLFRSFQSGTEPDGQDNAKEVFLKDVSCYFSLLEDGQPRDKLEFAFKLYDRDGNGVLDSSEVDRIIAQMMHAADYLGWDVSELRPVLKDMMTAIDADSSGTVSLDEWVEGGMNNVPLLVLLGLKMTQKDGQHLWRMKHFNKPVYCNVCQSMLLGLRKQGLCCTCCKYTVHGRCANINPAPCTRTYVKSKKDTGVPTHDWVSGNCDSGKCDKCQKKIKSYHGLTGKHCVWCHSMRHDDCASQEPSDCNCGPLRDHILPPWAIYPVIKERSNSIKNGSSSSADDSDHNTTPDGQVLQINPVPDTHPLLVFVNPKSGGKQGERVLRKFQYLLNPRQVYNLSNGGPGPGLCFFRSLKDYRILVCGGDGTVGWILDAIDKANLQVRPPVAVLPLGTGNDLARCLRWGGGYDGTDLCRILKEIEVSTPVLMDRWNVEVILEDPQETGDPVPYEIINNYFSIGVDASIAHRFHTMREKHPQKFNSRMKNKLWYFEFATSETISASCKKLNECLTIECCGTPLDLSGRSMEGIAVLNIPSMHGGSNLWGEAKKSECKCLMNPQEIPVVIVDPEVLKVSGQDVSDRRLEVVGLEGAMEMGQIYTGFKSAIRLAKTSQITIRTKKPLPMQIDGEPWMQPPCTIHITHKNQASMLMAPQGRSSFFSSK, from the exons ATGTCCGCCCCCACAGACCCAGAGGTGAAGGAGCTGAACCCAGTCGACTTCATCCAGCTACAGCAGTACATTGACT acTGCACGCTGAAGGTTAAAGATGTGCTGAGGGAATTTGATGCAGATGGCAGGCTGGCCCAGCACAGACATGGAGAG TGTATCAATGAGGAGGGCTTCCGTCTCTTCCTGAAGACCTATCTGGAGGTGGAGGACTTCCCTAAGGATCTCTGCCAGCGCCTCTTTCGATCCTTCCAGAGCGGAACTGAACCTGACGGGCAGGACAATGCTA aagAGGTATTTTTGAAGGACGTTTCGTGTTACTTCTCCCTGTTGGAGGATGGCCAGCCCAGAGACAAGCTGGAGT TTGCTTTCAAACTGTACGACAGAGATGGCAATGGCGTCCTTGACAGCTCC GAGGTGGACCGGATCATTGCTCAGATGATGCACGCTGCAGATTACCTTGGTTGGGATGTGTCTGAGCTGAGACCA GTGCTGAAGGACATGATGACGGCCATCGACGCAGACAGCAGTGGCACGGTCTCTCTGGATGAGTGGGTGGAGGGAGGAATGAACAACGTCCCCCTGCTGGTGTTACTGGGTCTGAAG aTGACTCAGAAGGATGGGCAGCACCTATGGAGGATGAAGCATTTCAACAAGCCTGTCTACTGCAACGTTTGTCAGAGCATGCTGCTAGGACTAAGGAAACAGGGGCTTTGCTGCACCT GCTGTAAATACACGGTCCATGGACGCTGTGCCAACATAAACCCAGCTCCCTGTACCAGGACCTATGTCAAATCTAAGAAAGACACAGGG GTTCCAACCCATGACTGGGTCAGTGGGAACTGTGACTCTGGGAAGTGTGACAAGTGTCAGAAGAAGATCAAGAGTTATCACGGGCTGACGGGAAAACACTGTGTCTGGTGTCACTCCATG CGCCATGATGACTGTGCCTCCCAGGAGCCCTCCGACTGTAACTGTGGACCTCTCAGAGACCATATCCTCCCCCCCTGGGCTATATACCCTGTTATAAAG GAGAGGTCAAACAGCATAAAGAACGGCTCCTCAAGCTCAGCCGACGACAGTGACCACAACACCACTCCTGATGGACAGGTGCTTCAG ATTAATCCGGTACCAGACACTCATCCTCTTCTAGTGTTTGTGAACCCTAAAAGTGGAGGCAAGCAGGGAGAAAG agtTCTGCGCAAATTTCAGTATTTGCTGAATCCACGGCAGGTGTACAACCTCTCCAATGGTGGACCTGGACCAGG GCTGTGCTTCTTCAGATCTCTGAAGGATTACAGGATCTTGGTTTGCGGAGGGGACGGCACTGTGGGCTGGATACTTGATGCCATAG ACAAAGCCAATCTTCAAGTGCGGCCACCTGTGGCTGTGTTACCCCTGGGCACAGGAAATGACCTCGCACGTTGTCTTAGATGGGGAGGAG GTTATGATGGGACAGATCTGTGTCGTATCCTGAAGGAGATTGAGGTCAGCACCCCGGTGCTGATGGACCGCTGGAATGTAGAGGTGATCCTAGAGGACCCCCAGGAGACAGGAGACCCTGTGCCTTATGAGATCATCAACAACTACTTCTCCATCGGGGTG GACGCCTCTATTGCCCACCGTTTTCATACGATGAGAGAGAAACACCCCCAGAAATTCAACAGCAG AATGAAGAACAAGTTGTGGTACTTTGAGTTTGCCACCTCAGAGACCATCTCTGCTTCGTGCAAGAAACTGAATGAATGTCTTACAATTGAG TGCTGCGGCACCCCATTAGACCTGAGTGGCCGTTCTATGGAGGGGATTGCTGTCCTCAACATTCCCAGCATGCACGGTGGATCCAACCTGTGGGGAGAAGCCAAGAAGAGTGAATGCAAGTGCTTGATGAATCCTCAGGAAATACCTGTGGTTATTGTTGACCCTGAAGTCTTGAAAGTCAGTGGACAAG ACGTCAGTGACCGGCGTTTGGAGGTGGTTGGCCTCGAAGGGGCCATGGAGATGGGACAGATATATACAGGATTTAAGAGCGCTATACGACTAGCAAAAACCTCCCAGATCACAATCAG gACGAAGAAACCTTTACCGATGCAGATAGACGGAGAGCCCTGGATGCAGCCACCCTGTACG ATTCACATCACACACAAGAACCAGGCCAGTATGCTGATGGCTCCCCAGGGCCGGTCCAGCTTCTTCAGCTCAAAGTAG
- the LOC110492112 gene encoding E3 ubiquitin-protein ligase NRDP1, giving the protein MGYDVTRFQGEVDEDLLCPICSMVLEEPVQAPHCEHAFCNACITQWFNQQQICPVDRTVVTLAHLRPVPRIMRNMLSKLQIACDNAGFGCTATLRLDQLQSHLKDCEHNPKRPINCEEGCGLEMPKDEMCNHNCIKHLRGVVQQQQTKISELEKNAVEHKHQLGEQKRDIQLLKAYMRAIRSANPNMQNLEESIEYNEILEWVNSLQPARVTRWGGMISTPDAVLQAVIKRSLIDSGCPLSIVNDLIENAHERNWPQGLATLETRQMNRRYYENYVAKRIPGKQAVVLMACENQHMGEDMILEPGLVMIFAHGVEEIL; this is encoded by the exons ATGGGGTATGACGTCACCAGGTTCCAAGGGGAGGTGGATGAAGACTTGCTGTGTCCCATCTGCAGCATGGTACTGGAGGAGCCAGTGCAG GCCCCACACTGTGAGCATGCCTTCTGCAACGCCTGCATCACCCAGTGGTTCAATCAGCAGCAGATCTGTCCTGTGGACCGTACGGTGGTGACACTGGCTCACCTCCGGCCCGTGCCCCGCATCATGCGCAACATgctctccaaactccagattgcTTGTGACAATGCTGGCTTCGGCTGCACAGCCACACTGCGGCTAGATCAACTTCAGTCTCACCTGAAGGACTGTGAGCACAACCCCAAAAGGCCCATCAACTGTGAGGAGGGCTGTGG GTTAGAGATGCCAAAAGATGAGATGTGCAACCACAACTGCATCAAGCACTTACGTGGCGTGGTACAGCAGCAGCAGACCAAGATCTCTGAACTGGAGAAGAATGCTGTAGAGCACAAGCATCAGCTGGGGGAACAA AAACGGGACATCCAGCTGCTAAAAGCCTACATGAGAGCAATACGCAGCGCCAACCCCAACATGCAGAACCTGGAGGAGAGCATTGAGTACAACGAGATCCTGGA ATGGGTAAATTCCCTCCAACCTGCGCGGGTGACACGCTGGGGTGGGATGATCTCCACGCCAGACGCAGTTCTCCAGGCGGTCATCAAGCGTTCACTCATCGACAGCGGCTGTCCTCTGTCCATCGTTAATGACCTGATTGAGAATGCCCACGAGCGCAACTGGCCGCAGGGCCTGGCCACGCTGGAGACGCGGCAGATGAACCGGCGTTACTACGAGAACTACGTTGCCAAGCGGATCCCTGGGAAACAGGCGGTGGTGTTGATGGCCTGTGAGAATCAACACATGGGAGAGGACATGATCCTAGAGCCTGGCCTGGTCATGATCTTTGCCCATGGGGTGGAGGAGATCTTATAA